GGGTGACACAGGATACATCGATGATGTCCGTGTAATAGATACAGTTATCAGAAACAAAGTCATTCTCCATATGATAGACAGTAAGGATATCGGAAAACTTAAAACGGGTCAGAGGGTTCATATTCGGATCGATAAGGATCGACGTCGTCAGATAACATTGCATCACACAGGTGTGCACCTCATCAACGCGTGCGCGCGGGAAGTGTTGGGGCCGCATGTATGGCAGGCGGGTGCTTACAAGGATGAGGAGAAAGGTCAGATCGATATCACCCATTACAAACGGATCACCGATGAGGAGTTGGACGCGATTGAACGGTTGGCGAACCGTTACATCCGAATGAACCTTCAGATCGTTATAGAGGAACTGGAACGTACTCAAGCAGAACAGAAGTACGGGTTCAGGATCTATCAGGGCGGTGCGGTGCCCGGAAAACGTTTGAGGATTGTCAGTATCGATGACATCGATCACGAGGCATGCGGCGGTACACACCATATGATCAAAAACCTTGGTGAATTGGGTTTTCTCAAAATTGTCAGACGTGAGACCGTTAAGGACGGTGTCGAACGTATTATTATAAAATGCGGTGATGCGGCAGTACGTTACGTTCAGAGGAGGGAAAAGATACTGCGGGATGTTGCAGGACTGATGAAGTCTCCGGAATCTCAACTCGTTCGGTCAACCGAGAGGTTTGTGAACGAATGGAAACGGTTGAAAAAGGAGGTTGACAAACTCAGACAGACCGTAGCCGAATCCAAGTTCAAAGAGATCGTTTCGAATTGCAAAAACGTTCAGAATCGGATAGTAGAAATCGAACTCGACCTGGACAAGGAGCTTATGAGTAAGATAGGTCAGATGATTACGCAGTCCGACGAACCGCTCAATCTAATCCTTATAAACAGGGAAACAGGAGATGTGGTATGCGCGGTAAGTAGAACGTCCGGTCGCGATGTTTCCGAACTTGTTGAAACAGTTATCAAAAAATACAACGGAAAAGGCGGAGGCAAAGGCAGGTTAGGATTCGTTAAAATACCCGTCCGTTAGGAGCTTAAGACCGGTTGCCGTTCCGTATGAACGGTCGAAACTCAATCGATCAACCATGAGTATACGTGTGCGGTCGTGTACATCATCAATATGAAACGCAACGTTTTACCTATAAAACACGCTATGAAAAATTTCCAGTAAGGCATCTTGACCGCACCGGCAGCGATCCCGGCTAAATCGAACACCGGGTTCGGCACGAACGCGACAAACACTATGGCAAGCGGTCCGTAAACATGCAACATTCTTTTATGTCGTGTGATAATACCGTCCTTGTCTTTGTAAACGATCCGTCTACCGCTCAACCCTGCAAAATAACCTGTCGATTCGCCTATGGCGCTTCCCAACCCTGTAATGACCCCGAGAATTATCGGGTCCAATCGTGTAGCCATCCCCAGGATAACCGTCCACGTCGGTAAAGGAAGTATAACCGTTGAACTTCCGATGAGTGAAATAAGGAACGCTCCAAAATAACCTAATGCGCGTAAACTGGATGTTAAACTTTTTGCAAACAGACCCAATACTATCGTTAGCGCAACGATACCTGTAAGGAAAAATAGCGAGGAAAAGGATATTCTATTGTTGTTTTTTGTTGCGTTTTTACTTTTTCTTGGGCTTCGGTTTTCGG
This window of the Candidatus Micrarchaeota archaeon genome carries:
- a CDS encoding DedA family protein; protein product: MSNKQTENRSPRKSKNATKNNNRISFSSLFFLTGIVALTIVLGLFAKSLTSSLRALGYFGAFLISLIGSSTVILPLPTWTVILGMATRLDPIILGVITGLGSAIGESTGYFAGLSGRRIVYKDKDGIITRHKRMLHVYGPLAIVFVAFVPNPVFDLAGIAAGAVKMPYWKFFIACFIGKTLRFILMMYTTAHVYSWLID